The genomic DNA ccacCTTGGAGCAGACGCGCCGGTGGCGCCGGGTCCAGACCACGGTCAGTTTGTCCGGCTgcctggggggggcagggggtcagggagggggggccagccccatagggacccctccagacccatagtgacccccccagccccatagtgacgcccccagccccatagcgatgccccccagccccatagcgacccctccagacccatagtgacccccccagccccatagagccccccccagccccatatcaGGGCGTCTCCTCTCTCCCCATGGGCCCAgggtggggctgtggggctgccccatagatAACGGCAGCGGCACCGCCCCTATAGCAGCGCCTacagcccctatagagcccccacagctgcccctatagagcccccatagagcccccacagctgctcctatagagcccctatagagccccacagcagcccctatagagcccccacAGCAGCCTCTATAGAgcccccacagcagcccctatagagcccccacAGCAGCCTCTATAGAGCCCCCACAGCTGCTCCTatagagcccctatagagccccacagcagcccctatagagcccccacagctgcccctaTAAAgcccccacagctgccccacagctgccccatagagcccctatagagccccacagctgctcctacagagcccctatagagccccacagcagcccctatagagccccacagcagcccctatagagcccccatagagcccccacagctgcccctatagagcccctatagagccccacagcagcccctatagagcccccacagctgcccctatagagcccctatagagcccccacagcagcccctatagagcccccccagctgcccccagcagcccctatagagcccccatagagcccccccagcagcccctaaagcccccccattgccccccggGGGCCGTGCCCCATAGCAATGGGGGGGGGTCACCCACACCCCCCCAGCACCTGTGGGAGCtaaatttgggggggggggggtgggaaccaGACACCCacggggggggacgggggggctCTATTTttagcccccccagagccctttctGACCCCATTTATGGGCATTTTGGACTCAAAATGACactgggggggctatgggggtcTGACAcccccccggggctcccccaTAGCGCCCCCACCCCAATAACCCCCCCCCGGATCCCCATATAGATtgggggggggattgggggggtccccagggggtTTCGGGGGGgtctaggattttttttttgggggggtcatgGTTTTatggtgggttttgggggtcttaGGATGTtcttgggggtgttggggggggaaTAGGGgatgttttgggggggtccaggggcGTTTTGGGGGGATTaaggtgttttggggtgttttaagagtgtttggggtgttttgggggtgttCGAGGGGTGTTTTGGAGGGGGGATTAGAGGTTTGGGGGTGTGTGTACAGTTtcagggtgggtttggggggattttagggtgtttggggggggatTAGGGGGTTTGcgggtgtttggggggggtcatGGTTTCAGGtgagtttgggggggggagtAGGGGTTTTGGGGATGtttttgggggtgtttggggggttagGGGTGTTTTATGGGGTCAGAGGAGTGTTTGGGGGGGGCTTAGAgtgtttggggtgttttgagggGGTCCGGGgggtgttttttggggggttaggGTGTTTTAGGGGGTCaagggggtgtttgggggggtccaggattttttttgggggggtcataGTTTCtgagtggattttggggggggagtAGGGGTTTTGGGGATGtttttgggggtgtttggggggggttgggggtgttTTAGGGGGTCcggggggtgttttgggggggtttagggTATTTGGGGGTGTTTttagggtgttttgggggggattAGGGGTTTTGTGgatgttttttggggggtttgggggggttgggagTGTTTTAGGTGGGAGTGTTttagggggtctggggggggtgtTTTAGGgatgttttggggtgcaggggggggtcTCTCACCATCGCGGCCCCCCCTCCAGCCGCAGCTCCTCCAGGGCCGCCTCGCAGCGCACACGAGCCGCTCGCTTCCCCGAGCGCTGCAGCCGCTTCCACACCGACCCCATCgcccccccccgggcccccccgaaccccccggccccgcccgggAAGGAAACGGCCCCGGGGGAGGGGACGGGCCTTAAACCAACCCCCCCCGGGCCTTATAACGCCCTCCTGGGCCTTAAACCACCCCCCCCGGGCCTTAAACCACCCCCATAGGCCTTAAACCACCCCCCATGGCCTTAAACCACCACCCCCCCGGCCTTAAACCACCCCCATAGGCCTTAAACCACCCCCCCCGGGCCTTAAACCACCCCCAGGCCTTAAACCATCCCCCAGGGCCTTAAACCACCCCCATAGGCCTTAAACCACCCCCATAGGCCTTAAACCACCCCCCCATGGCCTTAAACCACCCCCATAGGCCTTAAACCACCCCCCAGGGCCTTAAACCAACCCCCCCCCGGCCTTATAACGCCCTCCTGGGCCTTAAACCACCCCCCAGGGCCTTAAACCACCCCCATAGGCCTTAAACCACCTTAAACCAACCCCCCCCGGGCCTTATAACGCCCTCCTGGGCCTTAAAccacccccccagggccttaAACCACCCCCATAGGCCTTAAACCATCCCCCCATGGCCTTAAACCACCCCCCAGGGCCTTAAACCAACCCCCCCCCGGGCCTTATAACACCCCCCATGGCCTTAAACCAACCCCATAGACCTTAAAccacccccccagggccttaAACCACCCCCAGGGCCTTAAACCAACTCCCCTTGGGCCTTAAACCACCCCCCAGGGCCTTAAACCACCCCCCCCACGTCTATAACACACCCCCCCGGACCATAAACTGCCACCCCAGGCATTAAATGCCCCCCCCCCATGCTTTaaactgccccccccccatATATTGGCCCCCCTGGGGCCTTCCACTGCCCCCCACCCTCACCCTAAATACCGTAATTCCACCTCAGACCCCCACCCCATCACCATAAACCTCTTAATCCCACCCTAGAGCCCCCCCACTTCACCCTAAAGCCCCTaatcccaccccacagcccccctgaACCACTTAATCTCACCCCAAAGCCCCCTaatcccaccccacagccccccgaACCACTCAATCTCACCCCAAAGCCCCCTAATCCCACCCTGAAGCCCCCAATCTCACCCTAAACCACTTAATccaccccagaacccccctCACCTCATTTCAAACCCCCTAAtcccactctagagcccccccaatTCACCCTAAACCCCCCAATCCCACCCCAGAACCCCCTaatcccaccccacagccccccaactCACTCTAAACCCCCTaatcccaccccacagccccccaaccTTACCCTGAAGCCCCTAGTCCCACTCTAAAACCCCCTaatcccaccccacagccccccaatcTCACCCTAAACCCCCTAGTCCCACCCTAAAACCCCCTaatcccaccccacagccccccaaccTTACCCTAAAGCCCCTTCATCCCACCCGTAACCCCCTAATCCCACCCCAACGCCCCCCCAACTCACCCTAAACCCCCCAATCccaccccagagccccccaaccTTACCCTGAAGCCCCTTCATCCCCCCCGTAACCCCCTaatcccgcccccccccgcccccccgaaGAGGCTGCTGAGGCGGGGGGTGGTGCCGGGGGGTGCTTTATGGGGGTCCGGCGGGGGGCGCGAGGGCCTGCAGCCCCCCCCAGGGCGTCGGCGCAGGCTCGCACGAGGGCGCAGAGCTGGGCGCTGCCCTCGGCCGACGCCGTCCGCGGGAGCTCGCGCGCCGCCCAGCCCAGTTTGTCCAGCACGGCCGCCCGCGCCGCCCCCACCACTGCCCCCTCCCCGCACGAcgaggggggctggggggggcgaGGGACCCCGTAATCCCGCGGCCGCCCCCTCGCAGCGCTCGGgacggggggcggcggggggggggcaccgACGGCGGCTCCGGGGCTGTGGGGAAGAgatgggggggtcagggggagGCGGGGGGACAGCCCTGCGCCCCACAAACCCCAGCGCGGACCCACCCAAGGCCCCTAATCCCGCCCCAAAACTCCCTAAtcccacccccaaaaccccctaatcccaccccaaaaccccctaaTCCCATCCCAAAACCTCCCAGTCCCACCCTAAAACGCTTAATTTCACTCCACAGCTCCCCCAATCTGCTaatatcaccccaaaaccccctaatcccaccccaaaacctcccagTCCCACCCTAAAAT from Phaenicophaeus curvirostris isolate KB17595 unplaced genomic scaffold, BPBGC_Pcur_1.0 scaffold_371, whole genome shotgun sequence includes the following:
- the ZNRD2 gene encoding LOW QUALITY PROTEIN: protein ZNRD2 (The sequence of the model RefSeq protein was modified relative to this genomic sequence to represent the inferred CDS: inserted 2 bases in 1 codon) translates to MALNAGSEASVPESPRERQERLSRAMGDLLLRGVPHAGELLPPAAGPSFCRTSSSSSSAWAARSPRGGPPRSRRRCPPPAAPRPERCEGAAAGLRGXPRPPQPPSSCGEGAVVGAARAAVLDKLGWAARELPRTASAEGSAQLCALVRACADALGGAAGPRAPRRTPIKHPPAPPPASAASSGGRGGAGLGGYGGDEGASG